In Plectropomus leopardus isolate mb chromosome 20, YSFRI_Pleo_2.0, whole genome shotgun sequence, one DNA window encodes the following:
- the LOC121959817 gene encoding probable G-protein coupled receptor 21 has translation MMNSSLDPLNQSSADPSNLSVPFCLLEIGYSQIFSTCLLEVSIILLLTVLIISGNLVVIFVFHCAPLLSQHTTSAFIQTMAYADLLVGVSCLFPSLSLLHHLQSLDPKLTCQVFGYMVSVLKSVSMVSLACVSVDRYIAITRPLTYASLVTPCRVRCCIVLIWLYSALVFLPSFLGWGKPGYHGDVVEWCALKWRTRPAFTTFIVALLYAPAALTVCFTYANIFKICRQHTREISERHARYRPQQLQGPGLTAGSAVKDNSAVEQGQLPHLSQPLKSQPQYQQPTSTYPDKRYAMVLFRITSVFYILWLPYILYFLLESGGIYHHPAASFLTTWLAISNSFCNCLIYSLSNSAFRKGLKRLCSFCLQRSGGGFGVRNTKKAFVGSVEKGCAGPGYGYGHGDIGIGTTCHV, from the coding sequence ATGATGAATTCCTCCCTGGATCCACTGAACCAGAGCTCTGCTGACCCGTCAAACTTGTCCGTTCCCTTCTGCCTGCTCGAGATAGGCTATTCCCAAATTTTCAGCACCTGCCTCCTTGAAGTCTCCATCATACTCCTGCTCACTGTTCTCATTATTTCTGGAAACCTAGTGgtgatttttgtgtttcactgtGCCCCCTTACTTAGCCAGCACACCACCAGTGCTTTCATCCAGACTATGGCGTACGCTGATCTGCTGGTAGGGGTCAGCTGTCTGTTCCCCTCGCTGTCCCTCCTGCATCACCTCCAGAGCCTTGACCCCAAACTCACCTGCCAGGTGTTCGGGTACATGGTGTctgttttaaaatcagtttcaaTGGTGTCGCTGGCGTGCGTGAGTGTGGACCGCTACATTGCCATCACACGACCTCTGACTTATGCGTCTCTTGTGACGCCTTGTCGGGTACGCTGCTGCATTGTTCTAATATGGTTGTACTCTGCTCTGGTGTTTCTCCCATCTTTTCTTGGGTGGGGGAAACCTGGTTACCACGGGGACGTGGTGGAGTGGTGCGCACTTAAGTGGAGGACTCGCCCAGCTTTCACCACTTTTATTGTAGCGCTGCTCTACGCTCCAGCTGCTCTCACTGTCTGCTTCACCTATGCCAACATCTTCAAGATCTGCCGACAGCACACCCGGGAGATCAGCGAACGCCACGCACGTTATCGACCCCAGCAGCTGCAGGGTCCAGGATTGACAGCGGGATCTGCGGTCAAGGACAACAGTGCAGTAGAGCAAGGGCAGTTGCCCCATTTGTCTCAACCGCTAAAATCCCAACCACAGTATCAGCAGCCCACATCAACATACCCAGACAAGCGATACGCCATGGTACTGTTCCGCATTACGAGCGTGTTTTATATCCTCTGGTTGCCCTACATCCTCTACTTTCTGTTGGAGAGCGGAGGGATCTACCACCACCCTGCAGCCTCATTCCTCACCACATGGCTGGCAATCAGCAACAGCTTCTGTAACTGTCTCATCTACAGCCTCTCCAACTCTGCCTTCAGGAAGGGCCTCAAACGCCTCTGCTCCTTCTGCTTACAGCGCAGTGGCGGTGGATTTGGGGTTAGGAACACCAAAAAGGCTTTTGTTGGCTCTGTTGAAAAAGGATGTGCAGGGCCGGGGTACGGATATGGTCACGGGGACATAGGAATTGGCACAACATGTCATGTGTAG